In a genomic window of Acropora muricata isolate sample 2 chromosome 2, ASM3666990v1, whole genome shotgun sequence:
- the LOC136891144 gene encoding neuropeptides capa receptor-like, protein MMNNSTVAYRNFSSQPACSEIVPFMLKLALTTISATAVVGNILIVLSFVKARNLRTSTNYYIVNMAISDLLYPFFNWPLYASEGMLTPNILISQPWVSFACKLGMYFRAVSQAVSVISLVLIALDRFIAVVYPLKATILNGKIRVFFLFVSWLIPLCYGTPYILFSRTIKLENHTFCRFKMSDVNNAISIFNSVGFAVFYLVPLITITGLYPIIVRTLKTRPHPGITPITHRATIKDKRRQENQRILKISKAIVSLFFLCWTPMCVYFLLKKFKPSLFPTDRCMLLVSFSFYICPSLSTGANPIILFVFSTKYNQALKNLLSPMLSLCTSTCGCKVVKRKQSAAMAIQVTNM, encoded by the coding sequence ATGATGAATAATTCCACAGTTGCATATCGGAACTTCTCATCGCAACCGGCTTGCTCAGAAATTGTTCCGTTCATGCTTAAACTGGCGTTAACCACCATCAGCGCAACAGCAGTTGTGGGTAACATATTGATTGTCCTATCTTTCGTGAAGGCTCGAAACTTACGAACAAGTACGAACTACTACATCGTAAATATGGCGATCTCCGACTTACTCTACCCATTTTTCAACTGGCCACTCTACGCCAGCGAAGGAATGCTCACACCCAACATCCTGATCAGCCAACCTTGGGTCTCGTTTGCCTGCAAACTTGGAATGTATTTCAGAGCAGTATCACAAGCTGTTTCAGTAATTAGCCTCGTGTTAATTGCCTTAGATAGATTTATCGCGGTTGTGTATCCACTGAAAGCTACCATTCTTAATGGAAAAATTcgggttttttttctgttcgtCTCTTGGTTAATACCATTATGTTATGGGACACCGTACATTTTATTTTCACGCACAATCAAACTCGAAAATCACACCTTTTGTAGGTTTAAGATGAGTGATGTCAATAAcgctatttcaatttttaatagCGTAGGTTTTGCTGTTTTCTATCTCGTACCCTTGATCACTATAACTGGTTTATATCCTATTATCGTTCGAACGTTGAAAACGAGACCACACCCTGGAATCACACCAATAACTCATCGTGCCACCATTAAGGACAAAAGACGACAGGAGAATCAGAGAATACTAAAAATCTCAAAAGCGATAGtgtctttgtttttcctttgttggaCGCCAATGTGCGTTTATTTCTTgcttaaaaaattcaaaccatctCTTTTCCCAACTGACAGGTGCATGTTACTcgttagtttttcattttatatctgCCCGTCCTTGAGCACTGGGGCAAATCCTATTATCCTTTTCGTCTTTAGCACTAAATATAACCAAGCTCTAAAGAATCTGTTGTCGCCGATGTTGTCCTTATGTACTTCTACCTGTGGATGTAAAGTTGTAAAGCGAAAACAATCTGCAGCAATGGCTATCCAAGTGACAAACATGTAA
- the LOC136891137 gene encoding neuropeptides capa receptor-like, translated as MMNNSTVAYRNFSSAPACSAIVPLMFTVALAAISATAVVGNVLIVLAFVKTRTLRTSTNYYIVNMAISDFLYPFFNWPLYASEGMLTPNILISQPWVSFACKLGMYFRAVSQVVSIISLVLIALDRFIAVVYPLKATILNGKIRGFFLFVSWLIPLCYGTPYILFSRILKLENHTFCKFKMSDVNNAISIFNSVGFAVFYLVPLITITSLYSIIVRTLKTRPHPGNTLITHRATIKDKRRQENQRILKILTAIVSLFFLCWTPMCVYLLLKKFKPSLFPTDRCMLLVSFSFYICPSLSTGANPIILFVFSTKYNQALKNLLSPMLSLCTSNYGCKVVKRKQSAAIPIQVTNM; from the coding sequence ATGATGAATAATTCTACAGTTGCATATCGGAACTTCTCCTCAGCACCTGCCTGCTCGGCCATTGTTCCCTTGATGTTTACAGTAGCGTTAGCCGCGATCAGCGCAACAGCAGTTGTCGGTAACGTATTGATTGTCCTAGCCTTCGTGAAGACTCGGACTTTACGAACAAGCACGAACTACTACATCGTAAATATGGCGATCTCCGACTTCCTCTACCCATTTTTCAACTGGCCACTCTACGCCAGCGAAGGAATGCTCACACCCAACATCCTGATCAGCCAACCTTGGGTCTCGTTTGCCTGCAAACTTGGAATGTATTTCAGAGCAGTATCTCAAGTTGTTTCAATTATTAGCCTCGTGTTAATTGCCTTAGATAGATTTATCGCGGTTGTGTATCCACTGAAAGCTACCATTCTTAATGGAAAAATTCGGGGTTTTTTTCTGTTCGTGTCTTGGTTGATACCATTATGTTATGGGACACCGTACATTCTATTTTCCCGCATCCTCAAACTCGAGAATCACACCTTTTGTAAGTTTAAGATGAGTGATGTCAATAAtgctatttcaatttttaatagCGTAGGTTTTGCTGTTTTCTATCTTGTACCCTTGATTACTATAACTAGTTTATATTCCATTATCGTTCGGACGTTGAAAACGAGACCACACCCTGGAAACACACTAATAACTCATCGTGCCACCATTAAGGACAAAAGACGACAGGAGAATCAGAGAATACTAAAAATTTTAACAGCGATCGTATCtctgtttttcctttgttggaCGCCAATGTGCGTTTATTTGTTgcttaaaaaattcaaaccatctCTTTTCCCAACTGACAGGTGCATGTTACTcgttagtttttcattttatatctgCCCGTCCTTGAGCACTGGGGCAAATCCTATTATCCTTTTCGTCTTTAGCACTAAATATAACCAAGCTCTAAAGAATCTGTTGTCGCCGATGTTGTCCTTATGTACTTCTAACTATGGATGTAAGGTTGTAAAGCGAAAACAATCTGCAGCAATACCTATCCAAGTGACAAACATGTAA
- the LOC136891107 gene encoding tauropine dehydrogenase-like isoform X4: MHGDNNPSTNGEQGGNGSFARRWAITGLVGLGTAAVGVVAAPVIATAALGAAGFTASGVAAGSAAAAVQSAVYGGSVASGSLFALCQSAGATGVISATTSGLIGGTTGLASAGTTWGISKFFGGRNTTPTPKLLICGSDAGAHVLAGIASAKEGTTVRVLCLDDFIAQEWNSAIRARNIEVTFPSTETPSCISSKPSLITESEQDALQDIDIVVFMLPPNDHPIYFRALRNYIQPGTVIVGLPGSPQFMAQARQLLCATGPNCTLINFESLPWDCQMSEFGTKCRVTRTEESLSCEMEEGDVTPRVEPVATLQYLLGPKPNLTVARNRDL, translated from the exons ATGCATGGAGATAACAATCCATCCACAAATg GAGAACAAGGCGGAAATGGGTCTTTTGCAAGGCGGTGGGCGATTACCGGACTTGTAGGCCTTGGAACTGCTGCTGTAGGTGTAGTAGCTGCTCCGGTTATAGCAACAGCTGCCTTGGGTGCTGCTGGGTTCACAGCATCAGGGGTTGCTGCTGGTTCGGCGGCAGCGGCTGTACAGTCAGCAGTTTATGGTGGATCCGTCGCTTCTGGGAGCCTATTTGCGCTGTGTCAGAGTGCAGGGGCCACTGGTGTCATAAGTGCCACAACAAGTGGTCTCATTGGTGGAACAACTGGACTAGCGAGTGCGGGAACAACTTGGGGCATTTCGAAGTTCTTT GGGGGCAGAAACACTACACCCACTCCTAAGCTGCTCATATGTGGAAGTGACGCCGGGGCGCATGTCTTAGCTGGAATTGCGTCTGCAAAGGAAGGGACAACCGTTCGAGTTCTTTGCTTGGACGACTTTATAGCGCAAGAGTGGAATTCTGCGATACGTGCCAGGAACATCGAGGTTACTTTCCCATCAACTGAAACACCTTCTTGCATCTCGTCGAAGCCTTCACTTATCACAGAAAGTGAACAAGATGCTTTGCAAGATATTGACATAGTGGTGTTTATGCTTCCACCAAATGACCATCCGATTTATTTCCGAGCTCTGAGGAATTATATTCAGCCTGGGACTGTTATAGTTGGCCTACCAGGCAGCCCACAATTTATGGCTCAGGCTCGTCAATTGCTGTGTGCCACAGGACCAAATTGCACTCTCATCAACTTTGAATCCTTGCCATGGGACTGCCAAATGTCTGAGTTTGGAACGAAATGTAGAGTCACCAGGACCGAGGAATCACTGTCATGTGAAATGGAG GAGGGAGATGTGACACCCAGGGTGGAGCCTGTTGCAACATTGCAGTATCTGCTGGGACCAAAGCCAAATCTGACTGTGGCAAGGAATCGTGATCTCTAA
- the LOC136891107 gene encoding tauropine dehydrogenase-like isoform X3 — MTDNGEGKTFNQNKASSEKEEEDEIEAEEKEDKEFDIMHGDNNPSTNGEQGGNGSFARRWAITGLVGLGTAAVGVVAAPVIATAALGAAGFTASGVAAGSAAAAVQSAVYGGSVASGSLFALCQSAGATGVISATTSGLIGGTTGLASAGTTWGISKFFGGRNTTPTPKLLICGSDAGAHVLAGIASAKEGTTVRVLCLDDFIAQEWNSAIRARNIEVTFPSTETPSCISSKPSLITESEQDALQDIDIVVFMLPPNDHPIYFRALRNYIQPGTVIVGLPGSPQFMAQARQLLCATGPNCTLINFESLPWDCQMSEFGTKCRVTRTEESLSCEMEEGDVTPRVEPVATLQYLLGPKPNLTVARNRDL; from the exons ATGACAGACAACGGggaaggaaaaacgttcaaccaaAACAAGGCATCATCTGAGAAG gaagaagaagacgaaaTTGAAGccgaagaaaaagaagataaagAATTTGATATTATGCATGGAGATAACAATCCATCCACAAATg GAGAACAAGGCGGAAATGGGTCTTTTGCAAGGCGGTGGGCGATTACCGGACTTGTAGGCCTTGGAACTGCTGCTGTAGGTGTAGTAGCTGCTCCGGTTATAGCAACAGCTGCCTTGGGTGCTGCTGGGTTCACAGCATCAGGGGTTGCTGCTGGTTCGGCGGCAGCGGCTGTACAGTCAGCAGTTTATGGTGGATCCGTCGCTTCTGGGAGCCTATTTGCGCTGTGTCAGAGTGCAGGGGCCACTGGTGTCATAAGTGCCACAACAAGTGGTCTCATTGGTGGAACAACTGGACTAGCGAGTGCGGGAACAACTTGGGGCATTTCGAAGTTCTTT GGGGGCAGAAACACTACACCCACTCCTAAGCTGCTCATATGTGGAAGTGACGCCGGGGCGCATGTCTTAGCTGGAATTGCGTCTGCAAAGGAAGGGACAACCGTTCGAGTTCTTTGCTTGGACGACTTTATAGCGCAAGAGTGGAATTCTGCGATACGTGCCAGGAACATCGAGGTTACTTTCCCATCAACTGAAACACCTTCTTGCATCTCGTCGAAGCCTTCACTTATCACAGAAAGTGAACAAGATGCTTTGCAAGATATTGACATAGTGGTGTTTATGCTTCCACCAAATGACCATCCGATTTATTTCCGAGCTCTGAGGAATTATATTCAGCCTGGGACTGTTATAGTTGGCCTACCAGGCAGCCCACAATTTATGGCTCAGGCTCGTCAATTGCTGTGTGCCACAGGACCAAATTGCACTCTCATCAACTTTGAATCCTTGCCATGGGACTGCCAAATGTCTGAGTTTGGAACGAAATGTAGAGTCACCAGGACCGAGGAATCACTGTCATGTGAAATGGAG GAGGGAGATGTGACACCCAGGGTGGAGCCTGTTGCAACATTGCAGTATCTGCTGGGACCAAAGCCAAATCTGACTGTGGCAAGGAATCGTGATCTCTAA